The following are from one region of the Bradyrhizobium septentrionale genome:
- a CDS encoding glycosyltransferase, which yields MMAAFVPGLVALGACLAILPLLRREQTLGRVMMTGISFLLLLHYFVWRVTQTLPPLGLTADAVVGYPFVAAEAASMIAVCLSLLFLSRTIDRSPAVNAILRQSKALTDAPRVDVFICTYNEEKAILERTIIGATGLNYPDYRVWVLDDGRRLWLRRLAQELGCNYLTRPDNRHAKAGNINHALQHVSGLPDRPEFVSILDADFVPMPDFLTRAMSLMQDGTVGVVQTPQHFINPDPIQTNLAATDVWPDEQRFFFDILMPAKDAWGTAFCCGTSSLIRFSGLMQIGGFPTDSVTEDYLVTLRLKERGLRTVYLNERLTIGLAPEGLKEYITQRGRWCLGFMQIFRGRSGPFSRQSKLAFMDRLSLVDAFMSWAALYGTKVFGLVVPWLYLLFGIKAVHADLFELLKYFMPFYVWHAFTMAWISRGRSLAIMTDVSQCIAAPAVLKAVVIGLAKPQGHKFKVTAKGGDRDRRFIEWPLLRLYGSALLITLLAIAYAFILHVRGDSIAYGGLALAWSLYNCVVLAIVCFICIEQPRRRKAERFERDEPILIHEGTEPRLVRMVDISISGARFIDPAPPAIGASIKCNVYGQNVAALVVRRTRDGFGVRFEDAVATRINVVRAFYAGEYVRAFRSVRAAPVGKALLMRLFG from the coding sequence ATGATGGCGGCATTCGTGCCCGGGCTGGTCGCCTTAGGCGCCTGCCTTGCGATCCTGCCGCTGCTCCGGCGCGAGCAGACGCTGGGGCGCGTCATGATGACCGGCATATCGTTCCTGCTGCTGTTGCACTACTTCGTCTGGCGGGTGACCCAGACCCTGCCGCCGTTGGGGCTCACCGCCGACGCGGTGGTCGGCTATCCCTTCGTGGCGGCCGAGGCGGCCTCGATGATCGCGGTGTGCCTTTCGCTGCTGTTCCTCAGCCGCACCATCGACCGCTCGCCCGCGGTCAATGCCATCCTGCGTCAATCCAAGGCGTTGACGGATGCGCCGCGCGTCGACGTCTTCATCTGCACCTACAATGAAGAGAAGGCGATCCTCGAGCGCACCATCATCGGCGCCACCGGGCTGAACTATCCCGATTATCGCGTCTGGGTGCTCGACGACGGACGGCGGCTCTGGCTGCGCCGGCTCGCCCAGGAGCTCGGCTGCAACTATCTGACCCGTCCGGACAACCGCCATGCCAAGGCCGGCAACATCAATCATGCGCTCCAGCACGTTTCCGGGCTGCCGGACCGGCCGGAGTTCGTCTCGATCCTCGATGCGGATTTTGTCCCGATGCCGGACTTCCTAACGCGGGCGATGAGCCTGATGCAGGACGGCACCGTCGGCGTCGTGCAGACGCCGCAGCACTTCATCAATCCGGATCCGATCCAGACCAATCTCGCCGCAACCGACGTCTGGCCCGACGAACAGCGTTTCTTCTTCGACATCCTGATGCCGGCCAAGGACGCCTGGGGCACGGCATTTTGCTGCGGAACCTCATCGCTGATCCGCTTTTCCGGCCTGATGCAGATCGGCGGCTTTCCGACCGATTCGGTGACGGAGGATTATCTCGTCACGCTGCGCCTGAAGGAAAGGGGATTGCGCACGGTCTATCTCAACGAGCGCTTGACCATCGGTCTCGCGCCGGAGGGATTGAAGGAATACATCACCCAGCGCGGGCGCTGGTGTCTCGGCTTCATGCAGATCTTCAGGGGCCGCAGCGGGCCGTTCTCGCGGCAATCGAAGCTCGCCTTCATGGACCGGCTGTCGCTGGTCGACGCCTTCATGAGCTGGGCGGCGCTCTATGGCACCAAGGTTTTCGGCCTCGTCGTGCCGTGGCTCTATCTGCTGTTCGGCATCAAGGCGGTTCACGCCGATCTGTTCGAGCTTCTGAAGTACTTCATGCCGTTCTATGTCTGGCACGCCTTCACCATGGCTTGGATCTCGCGCGGTCGCTCGCTCGCGATCATGACCGACGTGTCGCAATGCATCGCAGCCCCCGCGGTCCTGAAGGCGGTCGTGATCGGCCTCGCCAAGCCGCAAGGCCACAAGTTCAAGGTGACGGCCAAGGGCGGTGACCGCGATCGCCGCTTCATCGAGTGGCCGCTGCTGCGGCTCTATGGCAGCGCCTTGCTCATCACGCTGCTGGCGATCGCCTACGCATTCATCCTGCATGTGCGCGGCGACAGCATCGCCTATGGGGGGCTGGCGCTGGCCTGGAGCCTCTATAATTGCGTCGTGCTCGCGATCGTGTGCTTCATTTGCATCGAGCAGCCGCGGCGTCGCAAGGCCGAGCGCTTCGAGCGTGACGAGCCGATCCTGATTCACGAAGGTACGGAGCCGCGGCTGGTCCGGATGGTCGACATTTCGATCTCGGGCGCGCGCTTCATCGATCCCGCCCCTCCCGCAATCGGCGCCTCGATCAAGTGCAATGTCTACGGACAGAACGTGGCCGCGCTCGTGGTCCGCCGCACCCGCGATGGCTTCGGCGTCCGCTTCGAGGACGCGGTTGCGACGCGGATCAATGTCGTGCGCGCATTCTATGCCGGCGAATATGTCCGCGCCTTCCGCAGTGTCCGCGCAGCGCCGGTCGGCAAGGCCCTGCTGATGCGGCTGTTCGGCTAG
- a CDS encoding avidin/streptavidin family protein, giving the protein MWTNQYGSTLIRNSYGQSTGAMSGTYTNNASNSCDGNRPCSPSGPVRQTEGFCGGRISGSS; this is encoded by the coding sequence ATCTGGACCAACCAATATGGCTCAACTCTGATCCGTAACAGCTACGGCCAGAGTACCGGAGCGATGTCTGGCACCTACACGAACAACGCAAGCAACAGCTGCGACGGCAATAGACCCTGTTCGCCGTCAGGGCCTGTGAGACAAACAGAGGGATTTTGCGGGGGGAGGATTTCTGGTTCATCGTAG
- a CDS encoding MFS transporter gives MMSASWRATRLATRLAFFVAGFGMAGWAPLVPFVKERLAVDDGVLGFLLLLLGIGSVVAMLLTGLLSARCGSKPIILAGGFGVALLLPWLAVFSTPAALGAALVGFGASLGSISVSANIYAVEAERAAKRPLMSGFHAQFSIGEFVGSAAMTTLLWLDIEAFSSTLICSIIVVCAMMLIWPRLPRSAQAQHGALFVVPRAIVLLLAALAGIMFLIEGAMLDWSALLLVERGLVPKAQGGLGFMLFSIAMTAGRLGGDSVVARLGDRTTLVLGSLLAVAGFALLLCATSATFAIAGFLLIGLGASNLVPILFRRAGAQKVMPRGLAIAAITAVGYAGILVGPAGVGFLAKLAGLPIAFAILAALMCLVTLSARSVTMETR, from the coding sequence ATGATGTCCGCCTCTTGGAGAGCCACTCGGCTCGCGACGCGCCTTGCATTCTTTGTCGCCGGTTTTGGCATGGCGGGCTGGGCGCCGTTGGTGCCGTTCGTTAAGGAGCGGCTGGCTGTCGATGACGGCGTCCTCGGCTTTCTGCTGCTCCTTCTGGGGATTGGTTCAGTTGTCGCGATGCTATTGACCGGATTATTGAGTGCGCGTTGCGGCAGCAAACCAATCATCTTAGCCGGCGGATTCGGAGTTGCGCTCCTCCTGCCGTGGCTCGCCGTTTTCAGTACACCCGCTGCGCTAGGAGCTGCGCTGGTCGGCTTCGGCGCCTCGCTCGGCTCGATCAGTGTATCAGCGAATATCTATGCGGTAGAGGCGGAACGTGCTGCGAAGCGTCCGCTGATGTCGGGCTTTCACGCGCAATTCAGCATAGGCGAATTTGTTGGTTCCGCCGCGATGACCACATTGCTCTGGCTGGATATCGAGGCGTTTTCGTCAACCTTGATCTGCTCGATCATCGTAGTTTGCGCCATGATGCTGATCTGGCCGCGATTGCCCCGAAGCGCTCAGGCACAGCATGGGGCGCTATTCGTGGTGCCGCGTGCCATCGTGCTGCTGCTCGCGGCGCTAGCGGGGATCATGTTTCTCATTGAGGGGGCGATGCTTGATTGGAGTGCCTTGCTGCTCGTGGAACGTGGCCTTGTCCCGAAAGCGCAGGGCGGGCTCGGCTTCATGCTGTTCTCGATCGCCATGACTGCCGGGCGCCTCGGTGGAGATTCCGTTGTGGCGCGCCTCGGTGACCGCACAACACTGGTGTTAGGCAGTTTATTGGCGGTCGCGGGCTTCGCACTTCTGCTTTGCGCGACAAGTGCAACCTTCGCCATAGCAGGCTTCCTGCTTATTGGTTTGGGTGCATCGAACCTCGTCCCGATCCTGTTCCGGCGGGCCGGCGCGCAGAAGGTAATGCCTCGCGGCCTCGCGATTGCAGCGATCACCGCAGTTGGTTATGCCGGAATCCTCGTTGGACCGGCGGGCGTGGGCTTTCTCGCCAAGCTCGCTGGATTGCCGATCGCATTTGCGATATTGGCGGCACTCATGTGTCTGGTCACGCTGTCAGCGCGCAGTGTGACGATGGAAACACGGTGA
- the tnpB gene encoding IS66 family insertion sequence element accessory protein TnpB (TnpB, as the term is used for proteins encoded by IS66 family insertion elements, is considered an accessory protein, since TnpC, encoded by a neighboring gene, is a DDE family transposase.) produces MIPIPTGVRVWLATGHTDMRCGFPSLALRVQEVLKRDAMGGGLFCFRGKRGDLLKVIWHDGQGACLFTKRLERGRFIWPSVAGESVTISPAQLSYLLSGIDWRNPQETQRPTRVG; encoded by the coding sequence ATGATCCCGATCCCGACGGGCGTGCGGGTGTGGCTGGCGACGGGCCATACCGACATGCGGTGCGGCTTTCCGAGCCTGGCTCTGCGCGTGCAGGAAGTGCTCAAGCGCGACGCCATGGGCGGCGGTCTTTTCTGCTTCCGGGGCAAACGCGGTGATCTATTGAAGGTCATTTGGCACGATGGCCAGGGCGCCTGCTTGTTCACCAAAAGACTCGAGAGAGGCAGGTTCATCTGGCCATCGGTTGCTGGTGAATCGGTAACGATCTCTCCGGCGCAGTTGAGCTATCTGTTGTCCGGGATCGATTGGCGCAACCCTCAAGAAACCCAGCGTCCGACGCGGGTCGGATAG
- the tnpC gene encoding IS66 family transposase: MISKPDDLPSDLVSALAALQAEREARQKAEAKAANWQAQAANAQAKLSDTEALIAHLELRIEKLKRELYGQRSERTARLLEQLELELEDLVATASEDELAAQAAAAKTQNVRPFTRKRPVRKPWPDDIEHERVVIDAPTSCACCGGSRLAKVGEDVTKTLEEIPRRFKVIETVREKFTCRDCEKISQPPAPFHATPRGFIGPQLLATILFDKFGMHIPLNRQSARFKAERIDLPLSTLADQVGHGTFAVMPLFHLIERHVLAAERLHGDDTTIRILAKGKCTTGRIWTYVRDNRPFAGPAPPAAVYYASSDRRGEHPQKHLAAFAGILQADCYNGFEPLFDPQKKVLPITPAFCFAHARRGFFELADIEKNAREGKRGKPVSPIALEAVRRLDVLFEIERAINGCGAEERRAVRQEKSKPLLGDMHAWLLRERETLSRSSEVLKPMNYMLRRWDDFARFLDDGRICLTNNCAERALRGIALGRRNWTFAGSQRGADRAAIMLTMITTCRLNDVDPKAWLADVLARIADLPASRLHELLPWEWKLLRQADKPADQQAA, translated from the coding sequence ATGATATCGAAGCCGGATGATCTTCCATCGGACCTTGTCAGTGCCCTGGCGGCGCTGCAGGCCGAGCGTGAGGCGCGACAGAAAGCCGAGGCGAAGGCCGCCAACTGGCAGGCGCAAGCCGCGAATGCGCAGGCGAAACTGTCGGATACCGAGGCGCTGATCGCTCATCTCGAGTTGCGCATCGAGAAGCTGAAACGCGAACTGTACGGGCAGCGCTCCGAGCGCACGGCGCGGCTGCTCGAGCAGTTGGAACTGGAGCTCGAAGACCTCGTCGCCACGGCGAGCGAGGATGAGCTTGCGGCGCAGGCCGCAGCGGCGAAGACGCAGAACGTCCGCCCCTTCACGCGCAAGCGGCCGGTGCGCAAGCCTTGGCCGGACGACATCGAACACGAGCGCGTCGTCATTGACGCTCCGACGAGCTGCGCCTGCTGCGGCGGATCGCGGCTGGCGAAGGTCGGCGAGGATGTGACCAAGACGCTGGAGGAGATCCCGCGTCGCTTCAAGGTCATCGAAACAGTGCGCGAGAAGTTCACCTGCCGCGATTGCGAGAAGATCAGCCAGCCGCCTGCGCCGTTCCATGCCACGCCGCGCGGCTTCATCGGCCCACAATTGCTGGCGACGATCCTGTTCGACAAGTTCGGCATGCATATCCCGCTCAACCGCCAGAGTGCGCGCTTTAAGGCCGAGAGGATCGATTTGCCGCTGTCGACGCTGGCCGACCAGGTCGGCCACGGGACCTTCGCCGTCATGCCACTCTTCCACTTGATCGAACGCCATGTGCTCGCTGCTGAGCGCCTTCATGGCGATGACACCACCATCCGTATCCTGGCGAAGGGCAAGTGCACGACCGGGCGGATCTGGACTTATGTGCGGGATAACCGGCCCTTTGCCGGGCCTGCGCCGCCGGCGGCGGTCTATTACGCCTCGAGCGACCGACGAGGCGAGCATCCGCAGAAGCATCTGGCCGCCTTCGCCGGCATCCTGCAAGCCGATTGCTACAACGGCTTCGAGCCACTGTTCGACCCGCAGAAGAAGGTGCTGCCGATTACGCCGGCGTTTTGCTTCGCCCATGCGCGGCGGGGCTTCTTCGAGCTGGCTGACATCGAGAAGAATGCCCGGGAAGGCAAGAGAGGTAAACCGGTCTCTCCGATCGCGCTGGAGGCGGTCAGGCGCCTGGATGTGTTGTTCGAGATCGAGCGCGCCATTAACGGCTGCGGCGCCGAAGAGCGGCGCGCCGTGCGCCAGGAAAAGAGCAAGCCGCTCCTCGGGGACATGCACGCCTGGTTGCTGCGTGAGCGCGAAACCCTCTCTCGCTCCTCCGAGGTCCTGAAGCCTATGAATTACATGCTCAGGCGCTGGGACGACTTCGCCCGCTTCCTCGACGATGGCAGGATCTGCTTGACCAACAATTGTGCTGAGCGCGCATTGAGAGGCATCGCCTTGGGAAGGCGCAACTGGACCTTCGCCGGCAGCCAGCGTGGTGCCGACCGTGCCGCCATCATGCTGACGATGATCACGACCTGTCGTCTCAACGACGTCGATCCGAAAGCCTGGCTCGCCGACGTCCTCGCCCGTATCGCCGATCTTCCCGCATCGCGTCTGCACGAATTGCTGCCCTGGGAATGGAAGCTCCTGCGCCAAGCCGACAAGCCCGCCGATCAGCAGGCCGCCTGA
- a CDS encoding LPS-assembly protein LptD yields MLTIAGVIATACGVVAPAKAWAQAFIYNEHQSRATRPKVLGGNHMLVQATEVDYDYNNSRISAVGNVQMFYNGTSVEADKVIYDQKTKRLHAEGNIRMTDAEGKITYANIMDLSDDYRDGFVDSLRVDTEDQTRMAATRADRSSGNYAVFDYGVYTACAPCKDDPRKPPLWQVKGARIIHDQTEKMLYFENAQLEFFGVPMAYLPYFSTPDPTVKRKSGFLMPGFTSYTAFGYGVEIPYYWAIAPDMDATFNPRITSKQGVLFQSEFRQRLADGSYQIRLYGIDQLDQGQFAGQPGDRQFRWGVDTKGQFALNDKWVWGWDGVVLSDYFFMSDYRLAQYKDPFGSFLSLPTEAISQLYLTGVGNRSYFDARAIYYLSYSGNQNQVPVVAPVIDYNNVINSPILGGELSYRMNFVNLTRETAVFDPITTLANTAGLCSLTSADPLARTPSQCLLRGMPGTYTRLTAEAQWRKSYTDPFGQIWTPFASIRADAINADVSNQPGVSNFLPVGDTQTVRMMPTVGFEYRYPFINVQPWGTTTVEPIAQVIIRPDEPNAGKLPNEDAQSFLFDTSNLFAVDKFSGYDRVEGGGRANVGVQATTQFDRGGSVKTMFGQSYQMFGLNSFAVTDMTNTGVDSGLQNPRSDYVASVAYSPNRTYTFSVRSRMDEATWNINRFEATASANFDRWSVAVTYGDYAAQPELGYLTRREGILTSGSVKVASNWVVQGAARWDLEANKINQYAFGAGYVDDCFVLAAKYVSSYNYSVGSAPPVLNNTYLLTIGLRTIGVNSVSF; encoded by the coding sequence ATGCTTACCATCGCGGGTGTTATTGCGACTGCTTGCGGCGTTGTTGCGCCTGCGAAAGCATGGGCGCAAGCCTTCATCTACAATGAGCACCAATCGCGAGCTACCCGGCCGAAGGTGCTCGGCGGCAACCACATGCTCGTTCAGGCGACCGAGGTCGATTACGACTACAACAACAGCCGCATCTCGGCCGTCGGCAACGTGCAGATGTTCTACAACGGCACCAGCGTGGAGGCCGACAAGGTCATCTACGACCAGAAGACCAAGCGTCTTCATGCCGAAGGCAACATCCGCATGACCGATGCGGAAGGCAAGATCACCTACGCCAACATCATGGATCTCAGCGACGACTACCGCGACGGTTTCGTCGATTCGCTGCGCGTCGATACCGAAGACCAGACCCGGATGGCGGCGACCCGCGCCGATCGGTCCAGCGGCAATTACGCGGTGTTCGACTACGGCGTTTATACCGCCTGCGCGCCCTGCAAGGATGATCCGAGGAAGCCGCCGCTCTGGCAGGTCAAGGGCGCGCGCATCATCCATGACCAGACCGAGAAGATGCTCTATTTCGAGAACGCCCAGCTCGAATTCTTCGGCGTTCCGATGGCGTATCTGCCCTATTTCTCGACGCCCGATCCGACCGTGAAGCGCAAGAGCGGCTTCCTGATGCCGGGCTTCACCTCGTACACGGCGTTCGGCTACGGCGTCGAAATCCCCTATTACTGGGCGATCGCGCCTGACATGGACGCCACCTTCAATCCGCGCATCACGTCGAAGCAGGGCGTGCTGTTCCAGAGCGAATTCCGCCAGCGCTTGGCGGACGGCTCCTATCAGATCCGGCTCTACGGCATCGACCAGCTCGATCAAGGCCAGTTTGCCGGCCAGCCCGGCGATCGCCAGTTCCGCTGGGGCGTCGACACCAAGGGTCAGTTCGCGCTGAACGACAAATGGGTCTGGGGCTGGGACGGCGTGGTGCTGTCCGACTACTTCTTCATGTCCGACTACCGGCTCGCCCAGTACAAGGACCCGTTCGGATCGTTCCTGTCGCTGCCCACCGAGGCGATCTCGCAGCTCTATCTGACCGGTGTCGGCAACCGCAGCTACTTTGACGCGCGCGCGATCTACTACCTGAGCTACTCGGGCAACCAGAACCAGGTGCCCGTGGTCGCCCCCGTCATCGACTACAACAACGTGATCAACAGCCCGATCCTGGGTGGCGAGCTCTCCTACAGGATGAACTTCGTCAACCTGACCCGCGAAACCGCGGTGTTCGATCCGATCACGACGCTTGCTAACACCGCCGGCCTGTGCAGTTTAACGTCCGCAGATCCGCTGGCGCGGACGCCGTCGCAGTGCCTGCTGCGCGGCATGCCGGGCACCTACACCAGGCTGACGGCCGAGGCGCAGTGGCGCAAGTCCTACACCGACCCGTTCGGCCAGATCTGGACGCCGTTCGCCAGCATCCGCGCCGACGCCATCAATGCCGACGTCTCGAATCAGCCGGGCGTTTCCAACTTCCTGCCGGTCGGCGACACCCAGACGGTCCGCATGATGCCGACCGTCGGCTTCGAATACCGCTACCCGTTCATCAATGTGCAGCCGTGGGGCACGACCACCGTCGAGCCGATTGCGCAGGTCATTATCCGGCCCGACGAACCCAATGCCGGCAAGCTTCCGAACGAGGACGCACAAAGTTTTCTATTCGACACCAGCAACCTGTTCGCGGTCGACAAGTTCTCCGGCTATGACCGCGTCGAGGGCGGCGGCCGCGCCAATGTCGGCGTGCAGGCCACCACGCAGTTCGATCGCGGCGGCAGCGTCAAGACGATGTTCGGACAGTCCTACCAGATGTTCGGGCTGAATTCGTTCGCGGTCACCGATATGACCAACACCGGTGTCGACTCCGGCCTGCAGAACCCGCGCTCGGATTATGTCGCGAGCGTCGCCTATTCGCCGAACCGCACCTATACGTTCAGCGTGCGCTCGCGGATGGATGAGGCAACCTGGAACATCAACCGGTTCGAGGCCACGGCGAGCGCGAATTTCGACCGCTGGTCGGTCGCCGTGACCTACGGCGATTATGCAGCGCAGCCGGAACTCGGCTACCTGACGCGCCGCGAAGGCATTCTCACCAGCGGATCGGTCAAGGTGGCGTCGAACTGGGTGGTTCAGGGCGCTGCGCGCTGGGACCTTGAAGCGAACAAAATCAACCAGTACGCGTTCGGCGCGGGCTATGTGGACGACTGCTTCGTGCTGGCAGCAAAATACGTAAGTTCCTACAATTACTCTGTTGGTTCGGCACCGCCCGTGCTGAACAATACATACCTGCTCACTATCGGTCTACGAACGATCGGGGTAAATTCGGTCAGTTTTTGA
- a CDS encoding IS630 family transposase (programmed frameshift), translated as MGRAYSDDLRERVVRAVIKGGLSRHQAAAQFGVGISTAINWVQRFHETGSVKPDQIGGYRPKKIAGPHREWLMQRCRNDFTVRGLVAELAERGLKVDYRTTWEFVHAEKLSYKKKTLIAAEQDRPDVTRRRAQWTKYRDRIDPTRLVFIDETWTKTNMAPLRGWAPRGQRIKAKVPHGRWRTMTFMAALRHDRITAPWFLEGPINGEAFLVYIEKALVPTLRHGDIVIMDNLGSHKAHAVRRAIRAAGARLFYLPKYSPDLNPIEQFFAKFKHWLRKAAQRTTEAVYDAIAPILGTVSPAECANYFANAGYDQN; from the exons ATGGGACGAGCCTATTCGGACGACCTTCGTGAGCGGGTAGTGAGAGCTGTCATCAAAGGTGGCCTGTCGCGGCATCAGGCAGCGGCTCAATTTGGGGTGGGCATCAGCACGGCGATCAACTGGGTACAGCGCTTCCACGAGACCGGTAGCGTCAAGCCAGACCAGATCGGGGGCTATCGGCCAAAGAAGATTGCGGGGCCGCACCGCGAATGGCTGATGCAACGGTGCCGAAACGATTTTACCGTGCGCGGGCTGGTGGCCGAACTCGCTGAGCGTGGCCTGAAGGTCGATTACCGCACGACGTGGGAGTTCGTCCACGCCGAGAAGCTCAGTTACAA AAAAAAGACGCTGATTGCCGCCGAGCAGGATCGTCCCGATGTCACCCGTCGGCGGGCGCAGTGGACCAAGTATCGGGATCGGATCGATCCCACTCGGCTGGTGTTCATCGATGAGACCTGGACCAAGACCAATATGGCGCCGCTGCGGGGCTGGGCGCCGCGCGGTCAACGTATCAAAGCCAAGGTACCGCACGGCCGCTGGCGGACCATGACCTTCATGGCCGCCTTGCGCCACGATCGCATTACCGCTCCGTGGTTCCTCGAGGGGCCGATCAACGGCGAAGCCTTCCTTGTCTATATCGAGAAGGCTCTGGTCCCGACCCTGCGGCACGGCGACATCGTCATCATGGACAATCTCGGCTCGCACAAGGCCCACGCCGTGCGTCGCGCCATCCGTGCCGCCGGCGCCCGGCTCTTCTACCTGCCGAAATACTCGCCTGATCTCAATCCGATCGAGCAGTTCTTCGCCAAGTTCAAACACTGGCTGCGCAAAGCCGCACAGCGAACCACCGAGGCCGTCTACGATGCTATCGCTCCGATCCTCGGCACCGTCTCACCGGCCGAATGCGCCAACTACTTCGCAAACGCCGGATATGACCAAAACTAA